One window of Acropora palmata chromosome 1, jaAcrPala1.3, whole genome shotgun sequence genomic DNA carries:
- the LOC141886184 gene encoding uncharacterized protein LOC141886184, with the protein MLSPNSPREQLTLTLGQNTIQTMESGPARVPLNGHPSGEIFYQTFSPLIFMTEKVSEWVEMYDWNDLNNSLKASFKYDGFSQSGFHLFTLTPRPLLELKNTQNRSLHFLPPWKSYMVLDHLLRYIPSVISRTVQDDRFVLVIQDIYSMSGCSEMCFQLVKSVCKSLQERFGEKFERAVIYKPAGLLARELSNHKLRNLPYSRMCLGFFRTFDIVVVDERTSKEFAKATGFPKRFFSAADNDAWSKYVDELFDFLPKLC; encoded by the exons ATGCTGTCACCGAATTCTCCTCGTGAACAACTTACTCTGACGCTTGGCCAGAATACCATACAGACCATGGAGTCAGGGCCAGCTCGAGTCCCGCTAAATGGACATCCTTCAGGCGAAATCTTTTATCAAACTTTTTCTCCCCTCATTTTCATGACGGAGAAAGTATCTGAGTGGGTAGAAATGTACGACTGGAATGACCTAAACAACTCTTTGAAAGCATCTTTTAAGTACGACGGATTCAGCCAAAGCGGTTTCCACCTGTTCACGCTAACTCCAAGGCCGTTACTGGAGCTGAAAAACACCCAAAACCGTTCATTGCATTTTCTCCCTCCATGGAAATCGTACATGGTCTTGGATCATTTGTTGAG ATACATTCCATCTGTGATCTCGAGAACGGTTCAAGATGATCGCTTCGTTCTTGTTATACAAGACATTTATTCCATGTCAGGGTGCTCAGAAATGTGTTTTCAACTTGTGAAATCTGTTTGCAAAAGTTTGCAAGAGAG gtTTGGGGAGAAATTTGAGAGAGCTGTCATCTATAAACCTGCGGGATTGCTAGCTCGGGAACTCTCAAATCACAAGCTCCGCAACCTCCCTTACTCCAG AATGTGCCTTGGGTTCTTTAGGACTTTTGACATTGTCGTTGTAGATGAGAGAACATCAAAAGAATTCGCAAAAGCCACAG GCTTTCCAAAGCGATTTTTTTCTGCAGCTGACAATGACGCATGGAGTAAATATGTTGATGAACTTTTCgattttttgccaaaactcTGTTAA